One genomic region from Salvia hispanica cultivar TCC Black 2014 chromosome 2, UniMelb_Shisp_WGS_1.0, whole genome shotgun sequence encodes:
- the LOC125208068 gene encoding L-tryptophan--pyruvate aminotransferase 1-like — protein MCGTYEVIVTKSPCSDNQAPDSNGSTPNHVRTNGIAPHHHHPQPIVSLDHGDPTMYEEYWKKAGQRCSVTMSGFQSLSYFGDGKTLCWFMEKKLEDEIRKLHKVAGNAVVDGKHIVVGTGSSQLILAALYALAYTLDIPNPVDVISAAPYYSSYPEMIEFLRTGLFKWSGDARCFDKDVPYIEFVTSPNNPDGSTREATVMNRGELGMLVHDLAYYWPQYTAITSAADHDLMLFTASKCTGHAGSRIGWAVVRDENVARKMVKFIEMNTIGVSKEAQLRSASVMELISLSCQKRKPCDVENFFDYSQCTLADRWKRLRDVVTKNQLFSLPKFPANYCNFRREVVETYPAFAWMKCKEGIDGERLLREHKIGTRSGRRFGCEADYVRISMLSRDEDFDLFLHRLSTIQPTANGNQN, from the exons ATGTGCGGCACGTACGAGGTCATCGTCACCAAAAGCCCTTGTTCTGATAATCAAGCCCCAGACAGTAACGGCTCCACGCCCAACCACGTCCGAACCAATGGCATCGCgccacatcatcatcaccCTCAACCCATCGTCTCTCTGGACCA TGGCGATCCGACAATGTACGAGGAATATTGGAAGAAAGCTGGGCAAAGGTGCAGTGTGACTATGTCTGGATTCCAATCTCTGAGTTACTTCGGTGACGGCAAAACTCTGTGCTGGTTCATGGAGAAAAAACTCGAGGATGAGATCAGGAAGCTGCATAAAGTCGCCGGAAACGCAGTTGTCGACGGCAAGCACATCGTCGTTGGAACGGGATCGAGTCAGCTGATTCTAGCTGCCCTCTACGCCCTCGCGTACACCCTAGACATCCCCAATCCGGTCGACGTCATCTCCGCTGCCCCCTACTATTCG TCGTATCCAGAGATGATCGAGTTTCTGCGGACGGGGCTATTCAAATGGTCCGGCGATGCACGGTGCTTCGACAAGGACGTACCCTACATTGAATTCGTGACATCCCCCAACAATCCCGATGGCTCCACCAGAGAGGCGACGGTGATGAACCGAGGCGAATTAGGCATGCTTGTTCACGACCTCGCTTACTACTGGCCTCAATACACAGCCATCACATCCGCTGCTGATCACGACCTCATGCTCTTCACTGCTTCCAAATGCACCGGCCACGCAGGATCCAGAATCGG ATGGGCAGTTGTTCGAGATGAGAATGTGGCGAGGAAGATGGTGAAATTCATTGAGATGAACACGATCGGAGTGTCCAAGGAAGCGCAGCTGAGAAGTGCAAGCGTGATGGAGTTGATCTCCCTGAGCTGCCAGAAACGGAAGCCTTGCGACGTGGAGAATTTCTTCGACTACAGCCAATGCACATTGGCGGATAGGTGGAAGAGATTGAGAGACGTGGTCACCAAGAATCAACTCTTCAGCCTCCCCAAATTCCCAGCCAACTACTGCAATTTCAGGAGAGAAGTCGTTGAAACATATCCTG CATTTGCATGGATGAAATGCAAAGAGGGGATAGATGGGGAGCGGCTGCTTAGAGAGCATAAAATCGGAACAAGAAGCGGAAGGCGATTCGGGTGTGAAGCAGATTATGTGAGAATCAGCATGTTGAGTAGGGATGAGGACTTTGATCTCTTTCTGCACAGGCTCTCAACTATTCAACCCACTGCTAATGGAAATCAGAATTAA
- the LOC125207122 gene encoding deoxynucleoside triphosphate triphosphohydrolase SAMHD1 homolog isoform X3 — translation MILFFFFLCCQEMIIASEKDEVKGSKEKKFLYDIVANGRNGIDVDKFDYIVRDSRACGLGCNFEYQRVLETMRVIDDEICYRAKEYLTIHKLFAARADLHRTVYMHAKVKAVELMLVDAMTKANDVLQISSYINEPAQYWKLDDTIVKTIETSTSQDLKESRDLILRIRRRDLYQYCNEYSVPKENLEHFKSVTPQDIVCSQNSADATLNEEDIAVSNVRIDLTRGNNNPLNSHVLSASGSAFSRIMTAPEKSVFVMVQSVICSLHLMKT, via the exons atgattcttttctttttctttttgtgttgCCAGGAAATGATAATTGCCTCTGAGAAGGATGAAGTTAAA GgctcaaaagaaaagaaattcttATATGACATTGTTGCTAATGGACGCAACGGAATTGATGTTGACAA ATTTGATTACATTGTGCGTGACTCCAGGGCTTGTGGTTTGGGCTGCAACTTTGAGTATCAGAG AGTCCTGGAAACTATGAGAGTGATAGATGATGAGATATGCTATCGTGCTAAGGAGT ATCTTACCATTCACAAGTTATTTGCTGCTCGAGCAGATTTGCACCGCACTGTCTATATGCATGCAAAAGTGAAG GCAGTAGAACTCATGCTAGTCGATGCCATGACAAAAGCAAACGATGTTCTTCAGATTTCATCCTACATTAATGAACCAGCTCAATATTGGAAG TTGGATGACACAATAGTAAAAACTATTGAAACTTCTACCTCCCAAGATCTGAAGGAGTCCAGAGATCTGATCCTCCGTATCCGGAGAAGGGATCTTTACCAG TACTGCAATGAGTATTCAGTTCCAAAGGAAAATCTTGAACACTTTAAAAGTGTTACTCCTCAAGATATAGTTTGCTCACAG AATTCTGCTGACGCGACTCTAAATGAGGAAGATATTGCAGTGAGCAATGTCCGAATTGATCTTACTCGTGGAAACAATAATCCGTTAAATAG CCATGTACTCTCGGCATCAGGATCAGCTTTTTCGAG GATTATGACAGCACCAGAAAAATCAGTATTTGTGATGGTGCAGTCAGTCATTTGCTCCCTGCATCTTATGAAGACATGA
- the LOC125207122 gene encoding deoxynucleoside triphosphate triphosphohydrolase SAMHD1 homolog isoform X2: MILFFFFLCCQEMIIASEKDEVKGSKEKKFLYDIVANGRNGIDVDKFDYIVRDSRACGLGCNFEYQRVLETMRVIDDEICYRAKEYLHRTVYMHAKVKAVELMLVDAMTKANDVLQISSYINEPAQYWKLDDTIVKTIETSTSQDLKESRDLILRIRRRDLYQYCNEYSVPKENLEHFKSVTPQDIVCSQNSADATLNEEDIAVSNVRIDLTRGNNNPLNRISFFEDYDSTRKISICDGAVSHLLPASYEDMIVRVYTKKPDLVEAVSKAFENFQVKTYGVKTQVHETPTKTMKKRLRYHH; encoded by the exons atgattcttttctttttctttttgtgttgCCAGGAAATGATAATTGCCTCTGAGAAGGATGAAGTTAAA GgctcaaaagaaaagaaattcttATATGACATTGTTGCTAATGGACGCAACGGAATTGATGTTGACAA ATTTGATTACATTGTGCGTGACTCCAGGGCTTGTGGTTTGGGCTGCAACTTTGAGTATCAGAG AGTCCTGGAAACTATGAGAGTGATAGATGATGAGATATGCTATCGTGCTAAGGAGT ATTTGCACCGCACTGTCTATATGCATGCAAAAGTGAAG GCAGTAGAACTCATGCTAGTCGATGCCATGACAAAAGCAAACGATGTTCTTCAGATTTCATCCTACATTAATGAACCAGCTCAATATTGGAAG TTGGATGACACAATAGTAAAAACTATTGAAACTTCTACCTCCCAAGATCTGAAGGAGTCCAGAGATCTGATCCTCCGTATCCGGAGAAGGGATCTTTACCAG TACTGCAATGAGTATTCAGTTCCAAAGGAAAATCTTGAACACTTTAAAAGTGTTACTCCTCAAGATATAGTTTGCTCACAG AATTCTGCTGACGCGACTCTAAATGAGGAAGATATTGCAGTGAGCAATGTCCGAATTGATCTTACTCGTGGAAACAATAATCCGTTAAATAG GATCAGCTTTTTCGAG GATTATGACAGCACCAGAAAAATCAGTATTTGTGATGGTGCAGTCAGTCATTTGCTCCCTGCATCTTATGAAGACATGATTGTCAGAGTTTACACCAAGAAGCCTGACCTG GTGGAAGCTGTGTCTAAGGCCTTTGAAAACTTCCAGGTGAAGACATATGGGGTGAAAACTCAAGTCCATGAAACTCCCACGAAGACGATGAAGAAGCGGTTGAGGTATCACCACTAG
- the LOC125207122 gene encoding deoxynucleoside triphosphate triphosphohydrolase SAMHD1 homolog isoform X1, with translation MILFFFFLCCQEMIIASEKDEVKGSKEKKFLYDIVANGRNGIDVDKFDYIVRDSRACGLGCNFEYQRVLETMRVIDDEICYRAKEYLTIHKLFAARADLHRTVYMHAKVKAVELMLVDAMTKANDVLQISSYINEPAQYWKLDDTIVKTIETSTSQDLKESRDLILRIRRRDLYQYCNEYSVPKENLEHFKSVTPQDIVCSQNSADATLNEEDIAVSNVRIDLTRGNNNPLNRISFFEDYDSTRKISICDGAVSHLLPASYEDMIVRVYTKKPDLVEAVSKAFENFQVKTYGVKTQVHETPTKTMKKRLRYHH, from the exons atgattcttttctttttctttttgtgttgCCAGGAAATGATAATTGCCTCTGAGAAGGATGAAGTTAAA GgctcaaaagaaaagaaattcttATATGACATTGTTGCTAATGGACGCAACGGAATTGATGTTGACAA ATTTGATTACATTGTGCGTGACTCCAGGGCTTGTGGTTTGGGCTGCAACTTTGAGTATCAGAG AGTCCTGGAAACTATGAGAGTGATAGATGATGAGATATGCTATCGTGCTAAGGAGT ATCTTACCATTCACAAGTTATTTGCTGCTCGAGCAGATTTGCACCGCACTGTCTATATGCATGCAAAAGTGAAG GCAGTAGAACTCATGCTAGTCGATGCCATGACAAAAGCAAACGATGTTCTTCAGATTTCATCCTACATTAATGAACCAGCTCAATATTGGAAG TTGGATGACACAATAGTAAAAACTATTGAAACTTCTACCTCCCAAGATCTGAAGGAGTCCAGAGATCTGATCCTCCGTATCCGGAGAAGGGATCTTTACCAG TACTGCAATGAGTATTCAGTTCCAAAGGAAAATCTTGAACACTTTAAAAGTGTTACTCCTCAAGATATAGTTTGCTCACAG AATTCTGCTGACGCGACTCTAAATGAGGAAGATATTGCAGTGAGCAATGTCCGAATTGATCTTACTCGTGGAAACAATAATCCGTTAAATAG GATCAGCTTTTTCGAG GATTATGACAGCACCAGAAAAATCAGTATTTGTGATGGTGCAGTCAGTCATTTGCTCCCTGCATCTTATGAAGACATGATTGTCAGAGTTTACACCAAGAAGCCTGACCTG GTGGAAGCTGTGTCTAAGGCCTTTGAAAACTTCCAGGTGAAGACATATGGGGTGAAAACTCAAGTCCATGAAACTCCCACGAAGACGATGAAGAAGCGGTTGAGGTATCACCACTAG
- the LOC125207121 gene encoding ubiquitin-like-specific protease 1D isoform X1: protein MAREGERKRKVGKDLDEEGESGPINCFRHLSEEELIEKITRDVNFGSMYRLPDGGEKLRANIKKMEAELARRKLEKDNLKGRKSIITADESIDNGGMDDLSHPLAPASEFGLIFCSKLDTERANDCSEAESTLEQSDHKKIRERKPFLAQITQKQDLSSRQTPFKSPNHLSANISDQQQTNGEKRGIHASNSSSHPSDKDVSCSSTKKESSGHSLHLHYTRRNTRRSFVLVDEEKEELEGDVVDETDQVGLSGKEARIYYPSRDDPEAIEICYLDMECLAPESYLSSPIMNFYIRYLQKPTSPTPSTRRKYNYHMFNTYFYEKLKQDVLTKTDREDLFLKFRRWWKGVNIFEKAYIFLPIHENHHWSLVIISIPKKEDGSGPIILHLDSLRLHSSKSIFSNVKSFLVEEWKLLQKEEVLPELPIAENIWNRLSRRIEQKVIEVPQQQNEYDCGLFVLFFMERFIDEAPERLKKQDLHMFGKQWFRPAEASSLRRRIHSLLTLEFKKANDDPCKSDS from the exons ATGGCAAgggaaggagagagaaagagaaaagtgGGTAAAGACCTCGACGAGGAGGGGGAATCGGGGCCGATTAACTGCTTCAGGCATCTCTCTGAGGAAGAACTCATTGAGAAGATTACGAGGGATGTAAATTTCGGAAGTATGTATAGATTGCCCGACGGCGGCGAGAAATTGAGAGCTAACATTAAGAAGATGGAAGCGGAATTGGCGCGCAGAAAGCTTGAAAAG gATAACCTAAAAGGCAGGAAGTCGATAATAACAGCCGATGAGTCTATTGACAATG GTGGCATGGATGACTTATCACATCCACTAGCTCCTGCTTCAgaatttggtttgattttctgCAGCAAGTTGGACACTGAA AGGGCAAACGACTGTTCCGAAGCAGAATCTACGTTGGAGCAATCtgatcacaaaaaaatcagaGAGCGCAAACCATTTTTAGCTCAGATAACTCAAAAGCAAGATTTATCATCAAGACAAACACCTTTTAAATCTCCAAATCATCTCTCAGCAAACATTAGTGACCAGCAGCAAACCAATGGCGAGAAACGAGGAATCCATGCTTCTAATTCATCATCTCATCCGTCTGACAAAGATGTTTCTTGCAGTTCAACAAAAAA GGAAAGTAGCGGTCATAGTCTACATCTACATTACACCAGAAGGAACACC CGTAGAAGTTTTGTTCTAGTAGATGAAGAGAAGGAGGAACTTGAAGGTGATGTAGTAGATGAAACAGACCAAGTGGGTCTAAG CGGTAAAGAGGCCCGCATATACTACCCATCAAG GGATGATCCTGAAGCCATTGAAATCTGTTACCTGGACATGGAATGTCTGGCTCCTGAGTCTTATTTATCATCACCAATCATGAACTTTTACATTCG ATATTTGCAGAAACCAACATCCCCAACTCCAAGTACTAgaagaaaatacaattatCACATGTTCAATACTTACTTCTATGAAAAGTTGAAACAGGATGTTCTGACAAAG ACTGATAGAGAggatttatttttgaagttcCGAAGATGGTGGAAAGGTGTGAATATATTCGAGAAAGCATACATCTTCCTCCCAATTCATGAAAA TCATCATTGGAGCTTGGTTATCATATCCataccaaaaaaagaagacGGGTCGGGACCAATTATACTGCATTTGGATTCTTTAAGACTTCATTCTAGCAAGTCAATTTTCAGTAATGTGAAGAG CTTTCTAGTAGAAGAGTGGAAGCttttacaaaaagaagaagtgcTGCCTGAACTCCCCATCGCAGAGAATATCTGGAACAGGCTCTCTCGAAGAATTGAACAGAAAGTAATTGAG GTGCCTCAACAACAAAACGAATATGACTGTGGcctttttgttcttttctttatgGAACGTTTTATTGATGAAGCGCCTGAACGTCTGAAAAAGCAGGACTTGCATATG TTCGGAAAGCAATGGTTCAGACCTGCGGAAGCTTCTAGTCTGAGAAGGAGAATTCACAGTTTACTAACGTTAGAGTTTAAGAAGGCAAATGACGACCCATGTAAATCGGACTCCTGA
- the LOC125207121 gene encoding ubiquitin-like-specific protease 1D isoform X2, translating into MDDLSHPLAPASEFGLIFCSKLDTERANDCSEAESTLEQSDHKKIRERKPFLAQITQKQDLSSRQTPFKSPNHLSANISDQQQTNGEKRGIHASNSSSHPSDKDVSCSSTKKESSGHSLHLHYTRRNTRRSFVLVDEEKEELEGDVVDETDQVGLSGKEARIYYPSRDDPEAIEICYLDMECLAPESYLSSPIMNFYIRYLQKPTSPTPSTRRKYNYHMFNTYFYEKLKQDVLTKTDREDLFLKFRRWWKGVNIFEKAYIFLPIHENHHWSLVIISIPKKEDGSGPIILHLDSLRLHSSKSIFSNVKSFLVEEWKLLQKEEVLPELPIAENIWNRLSRRIEQKVIEVPQQQNEYDCGLFVLFFMERFIDEAPERLKKQDLHMFGKQWFRPAEASSLRRRIHSLLTLEFKKANDDPCKSDS; encoded by the exons ATGGATGACTTATCACATCCACTAGCTCCTGCTTCAgaatttggtttgattttctgCAGCAAGTTGGACACTGAA AGGGCAAACGACTGTTCCGAAGCAGAATCTACGTTGGAGCAATCtgatcacaaaaaaatcagaGAGCGCAAACCATTTTTAGCTCAGATAACTCAAAAGCAAGATTTATCATCAAGACAAACACCTTTTAAATCTCCAAATCATCTCTCAGCAAACATTAGTGACCAGCAGCAAACCAATGGCGAGAAACGAGGAATCCATGCTTCTAATTCATCATCTCATCCGTCTGACAAAGATGTTTCTTGCAGTTCAACAAAAAA GGAAAGTAGCGGTCATAGTCTACATCTACATTACACCAGAAGGAACACC CGTAGAAGTTTTGTTCTAGTAGATGAAGAGAAGGAGGAACTTGAAGGTGATGTAGTAGATGAAACAGACCAAGTGGGTCTAAG CGGTAAAGAGGCCCGCATATACTACCCATCAAG GGATGATCCTGAAGCCATTGAAATCTGTTACCTGGACATGGAATGTCTGGCTCCTGAGTCTTATTTATCATCACCAATCATGAACTTTTACATTCG ATATTTGCAGAAACCAACATCCCCAACTCCAAGTACTAgaagaaaatacaattatCACATGTTCAATACTTACTTCTATGAAAAGTTGAAACAGGATGTTCTGACAAAG ACTGATAGAGAggatttatttttgaagttcCGAAGATGGTGGAAAGGTGTGAATATATTCGAGAAAGCATACATCTTCCTCCCAATTCATGAAAA TCATCATTGGAGCTTGGTTATCATATCCataccaaaaaaagaagacGGGTCGGGACCAATTATACTGCATTTGGATTCTTTAAGACTTCATTCTAGCAAGTCAATTTTCAGTAATGTGAAGAG CTTTCTAGTAGAAGAGTGGAAGCttttacaaaaagaagaagtgcTGCCTGAACTCCCCATCGCAGAGAATATCTGGAACAGGCTCTCTCGAAGAATTGAACAGAAAGTAATTGAG GTGCCTCAACAACAAAACGAATATGACTGTGGcctttttgttcttttctttatgGAACGTTTTATTGATGAAGCGCCTGAACGTCTGAAAAAGCAGGACTTGCATATG TTCGGAAAGCAATGGTTCAGACCTGCGGAAGCTTCTAGTCTGAGAAGGAGAATTCACAGTTTACTAACGTTAGAGTTTAAGAAGGCAAATGACGACCCATGTAAATCGGACTCCTGA